A window of the Dunckerocampus dactyliophorus isolate RoL2022-P2 chromosome 19, RoL_Ddac_1.1, whole genome shotgun sequence genome harbors these coding sequences:
- the LOC129172392 gene encoding mitogen-activated protein kinase-binding protein 1-like isoform X6 encodes MPVDGFTFKSRIRNLLRSPSARKARRDNIIDKVTLEKVLGITTLGNSGLTCDPKTGLVAYPAGCVLVLLNPRKNRQQHLINTSGKTITALSFSPDGKHLVTGESGHLPAVRLWDVAERRQVAELQKHKYGVSCVTFSPDCKYIISVGNQHDMMVNVWAWKKDVVVAANKVSSKVTGVSFSEDSSYFVTVGNRHVKFWYLDHCKATKASAPVPLLGRSGLLGELRNNNFCHVACGRGQKWDSTFCITSSGLLCEFNGKRMLDKWVDLRTSMAQSLSLSEDRIFCACADGTVRAFSLFDLRFVCTLPRPHPLGTDIASITKASQLLCTKTDARYPDAIAVTYDSVNFWLSCVYDDHSLYVWDVRDFNSVGKVHSALFHAACVWDLEMFPDVPGETAAGLSPAAFLSCSSDNTIRLWNVEDRAQVHSSNILSKDLLKIIYTGGSTVALHDPEITTNVSLGKAAESRTGIRTICVSPDGKHLASGDRNGMLRVHTLSSMEEILQVQAHDAEILCLEYSKPETGLQLLATASRDRLIHVLDAAADYSLVQTLDEHSSSITAVRFAANDSKVRLISCGADKSIYFRTAHMSDKGAAFRPSHHTVRKSTLYDLGVDPTCKYAAVGCQDRCIRIFNISSGKQRKLYKGSLSEDGSLLRVQIDPSGQYVAASCSNKNISIFDFYSGECVATMFGHSEIVTGMRFTNDCKHLISVSGDSCILVWRLASEMTISMRERLFQLRQGANTHKSATLRREAYSAPALVGLSSDEDGGHNEDSNRQEENSAMNTSSDSSHGEEDTGGSDEGPDWGLTKVSDATPVVTTPSTSRRPRRRWSRRMGSLELMVKSMLDLRQLETFAPSKPADSHARNGDRHSTSSLREPTQHLEERAKRRPGRCRDWTKMDGTDENRDEGETGPQDIMVRDPPCKKVLSKSQDSYSPDSACSLGYDSRGTSPDGVLDDSADAASLSLDSSDDDEEMEDGTDEDEEAEKAETTGVDEALKTVTSELDSREDFLKQNFETLADGCSIAEPIRVPRLSMSSRFLARGHHSSGDPLLAKVQGKAPSSPSSKPPVSKVRPLMEEGVSRNLEDKTPVSPSTTHGPNLSRGATAVSAPIPRPQKKTTSASHLWRLSTPPSTPPLLLDGAMSLQKSQSVQNLTLTSPRSPLPSSDRIEVCKRPQHLLLDRDAPKPSYLSSPSPGSPQSPRSPHSYMNPTASSLAKSSRSSSLGEGLHAALPLSFSLSSRRSLSGDLEAESPALACLQPTATVLPTRIPQPKQPLGPRRSLCSDLKAGTKTSCLAVEPACDVTSSPGRTKAAAPDDKKTVFVSRSNQDAGFGPEELPLAVEHLCAPPPDSQPGVPFVPNLSLPSPPLCLHRHSLAPRRPPLAARPVCQSACVSPVSPPCVAPPPCWQCHGGESITLETCKQAVGDLHSSLRRTITLYTAVLQRHPQAAGEGLQEMEKILSEALASVKAELDPLSRSTTGSEVKGEALALLEQYAELLLKSVERKLDGKM; translated from the exons ATGCCTGTCGATGGATTTACATTCAAGAGTCGCATTAGGAACCTGCTGAGGTCTCCTTCAGCCAGGAAGGCCAGGAGGGACAACATCATCGACAAG GTAACATTGGAGAAGGTTCTGGGCATCACCACTTTGGGCAACAGCGGCCTGACCTGCGACCCCAAAACTGGACTAGTGGCTTATCCTGCAGG GTGTGTGCTTGTTTTGCTGAACCCCAGAAAGAACAGACAGCAGCACCTTATCAACACGTCAGG AAAGACCATCACAGCTCTGTCCTTCTCCCCGGATGGAAAACACCTGGTCACGGGAGAG AGCGGCCACCTTCCCGCTGTCAGACTATGGGACGTGGCTGAGCGACGGCAGGTGGCCGAGCTCCAGAAGCACAAATACGGCGTCTCCTGCGTGACCTTCTCACCTGACTGCAAGTACATCATCAGCGTGGGCAACCAGCACGACATGATGGTCAACGTGTGGGCGTGGAAA AAGGACGTGGTGGTCGCCGCCAACAAGGTGTCCAGCAAGGTGACGGGGGTGTCCTTCTCCGAGGACAGCTCCTACTTTGTCACGGTGGGCAACAGGCATGTCAAGTTCTGGTATCTGGACCACTGCAAGGCCACCAAG GCCAGCGCCCCCGTCCCCCTGCTGGGCCGCTCGGGGCTGCTGGGCGAGCTGAGGAACAACAACTTCTGCCATGTGGCGTGCGGGCGGGGCCAGAAATGGGACTCCACCTTCTGCATCACTTCCTCCGGCCTGCTGTGCGAGTTCAACGGCAAGAGGATGCTGGACAAGTGGGTGGACCTGCGG ACAAGCATGGCCCAGTCGCTGTCTTTGTCCGAGGACAGGATCTTCTGCGCCTGCGCCGATGGAACGGTTCGAGCCTTCAGCCTGTTTGACCTGCGCTTTGTCTGCACGCTGCCCCGGCCACACCCCCTGGGCACGGACATTGCGTCTATTACCAAGGCTAG TCAATTACTTTGCACAAAGACCGACGCACGCTACCCGGACGCCATCGCAGTAACCTACGACTCCGTCAACTTCTGGCTCAGCTGCGTGTACGACGACCACAGCTTGTACGTGTGGGATGTGAGAGACTTCAACAGCGTAGGAAAGGTCCACTCTGCCCTCTTCCATGCTGCGTGCGTCTGGGACCTGGAG ATGTTTCCAGATGTTCCTGGAGAAACAGCAGCTGGGCTGTCTCCTGCTGCGTTCCTCAGCTGTTCGTCAGATAACACCATCAGACTTTGGAACGTAGAGGACCGTGCGCAAGTTCATTCTAGCAACATCCTTAGCAAG GATCTCCTTAAGATCATCTACACCGGCGGCAGCACCGTCGCCTTGCATGACCCTGAAATTACGACCAACGTGAGTCTGGGTAAAGCGGCAGAAAGCCGAACAGGCATCAGGACCATCTGTGTCAGCCCCGACGGCAAACACCTGGCGTCTGGAGACAGAAACGGGATGCTGAG AGTTCACACCCTCAgcagcatggaggagattcTTCAAGTCCAAGCCCATGATGCTGAAATCCTGTGCCTGGAGTACAGCAAACCAGAAACTG GTCTGCAGCTGCTGGCCACAGCGAGCAGGGACCGCTTGATCCACGTCCTGGATGCCGCCGCCGACTACAGTCTGGTGCAAACGCTGGATGAGCACTCCTCGTCCATAACCGCCGTTCGCTTTGCCG CCAATGACAGCAAGGTGAGGCTGATCAGCTGTGGGGCGGATAAAAGCATCTATTTTCGCACTGCCCATATG AGTGACAAAGGAGCAGCGTTTCGACCTTCCCACCACACGGTGAGGAAGAGCACGCTGTACGACTTGGGTGTCGACCCCACCTGCAAGTACGCCGCTGTGGGCTGCCAGGACCGCTGCATCAG GATTTTCAACATCAGTAGTGGCAAACAGAGGAAGCTTTACAAAGGATCCCTCAGTGAGGACGGCAGCCTGCTCAGG GTTCAGATCGATCCATCGGGTCAGTATGTGGCTGCGAGCTGCTCCAATAAGAACATCAGCATCTTTGACTTCTACAGCGGCGAGTGTGTGGCCACCATGTTTGGACATTCCG AGATCGTCACTGGGATGAGGTTCACCAACGACTGCAAGCATTTGATCAGCGTGTCGGGGGACAG CTGCATCCTGGTGTGGCGTCTGGCCTCAGAGATGACCATCAGCATGAGAGAGAGGCTCTTTCAGCTCCGGCAGGGCGCAAACACCCACAAGAGCGCCACCCTCAG GCGAGAGGCGTACAGCGCTCCCGCTCTGGTCGGCCTCTCCTCGGACGAAGACGGCGGTCACAACGAAGACTCCAACCGCCAGGAAGAGAACTCAGCCATGAACACGTCCTCTGACAGCAGCCATGGCGAAGAGGACACAG GGGGCTCCGATGAAGGACCTGACTGGGGGTTGACAAAAGTAAGTGATGCTACC CCCGTGGTGACCACACCCAGCACCAGTCGTCGTCCTCGCAGGCGCTGGTCCCGTCGTATGGGCTCCCTGGAATTGATGGTGAAGTCCATGCTGGACCTGAGGCAGCTGGAAACCTTTGCCCCCAGTAAACCCGCGGACTCCCACGCTCGCAATGGAGACCGACACAGCACGTCCAGCCTCCGGGAGCCCACG CAGCACCTTGAGGAGCGGGCCAAGCGTCGGCCCGGGCGATGCCGCGATTGGACGAAAATGGACGGCACAGACGAGAACAGAGACGAGGGGGAGACGGGTCCACAAGACAT CATGGTGAGGGATCCACCGTGCAAGAAAGTCCTCAGCAAGAGCCAGGACAGCTACAGCCCGGACAGCGCCTGCTCGCTGGGCTACGACAGCAGAGGGACCAGTCCTGATGGAGTCCTGGATG ACTCTGCCGATGCAGCGTCCCTCAGCCTGGACAGCTCGGATGACGACGAGGAGATGGAGGACGGCACGGATGAAGACGAGGAGGCAGAGAAGGCTGAGACCACCGGCGTGGATGAAGCTCTTAAGACGGTGACCTCCGAGCTCGACAGCCGAGAAGATTTCCTCAAGCAGAACTTTGAGACGCTGGCAGATGGCTGCAGCATAG CTGAGCCCATCAGAGTCCCGAGGCTCAGCATGTCTTCACGCTTCCTGGCCAGAGGACACCATAGCAG CGGAGACCCCCTGTTGGCTAAAGTGCAGGGAAAGGCACCCAGCAGCCCCTCCTCCAAGCCCCCTGTGTCAAAAGTAAGACCCTTGATGGAAGAAGGGGTGAGCAGAAACCTGGAGGACAAGACCCCCGTGTCCCCCAGCACCACCCACGGTCCAAA TCTCAGCAGGGGGGCTACCGCCGTCTCTGCTCCCATCCCGAGACCGCAGAAGAAGACCACATCTGCGTCCCACCTTTGGAGGCTCTCCACACCACCGTCCACACCTCCACTGCTGCTGGACGGAGCCATGAGTCTGCAGAAGTCTCAGTCCGTCCAGAACCTGACCTTAACCT CTCCACGCTCTCCACTGCCCTCCAGCGACCGGATAGAGGTGTGCAAGAGGCCCCAGCATCTTCTTCTGGACCGTGACGCTCCCAAGCCCTCCTACTTGTCCTCGCCCTCCCCGGGGTCGCCGCAGTCTCCCCGCTCCCCCCACTCCTACATGAATCCCACAGCCAGCTCCCTGGCCAAGAGCAGCCGCTCCTCCTCACTGGGCGAAGGCCTCCACGCCGCCCTCCCCCTCAGCTTCTCCCTTTCCTCCAGAAGGTCATTGTCGGGGGATCTGGAGGCGGAGTCGCCCGCGCTGGCCTGTCTTCAGCCCACCGCCACAGTTCTGCCAACTCGTATCCCTCAGCCCAAGCAGCCGCTCGGCCCGCGACGCAGCCTCTGCTCGGACTTGAAGGCCGGCACAAAGACTTCCTGTCTGGCCGTGGAACCAGCgtgtgatgtcacttcctctcCAGGACGCACAAAGG CAGCGGCTCCAGATGACAAGAAGACCGTGTTTGTGTCACGGAG TAACCAGGATGCAGGGTTTGGACCTGAAGAGCTCCCTCTGGCGGTGGAACATCTCTGTGCACCCCCTCCTGACTCCCAGCCAGGTGTCCCATTTGTTCCTAACCTGTCGCTCCCTAGCCCTCCTCTTTGTCTTCATCGTCATTCTCTTGCTCCGCGCCGGCCACCACTCGCCGCCCGGCCCGTGTGTCAGTCTGCGTGCGTGTCGCCCGTGTCTCCTCCGTGTGTGGCGCCGCCCCCCTGCTGGCAGTGCCACGGCG ggGAGTCCATCACCTTGGAAACGTGCAAGCAGGCTGTCGGTGATCTTCACAGCAGTCTGAGGAGAACCATCACGCTGTACACGGCG gtgctccagcgccatccacaGGCCGCAGGTGAAGGTCTCCAGGAGATGGAGAAGATTTTGTCTGAAGCCCTGGCGTCCGTCAAGGCTGAGCTGGACCCGCTGTCTCGTTCCACGACGGGTTCAGAGGTGAAAGGCGAAGCCCTGGCCCTGCTGGAGCAGTATGCCGAGCTGCTGCTGAAGTCCGTGGAGAGGAAGCTGGATGGAAAGATGTGA
- the LOC129172392 gene encoding mitogen-activated protein kinase-binding protein 1-like isoform X11, protein MPVDGFTFKSRIRNLLRSPSARKARRDNIIDKVTLEKVLGITTLGNSGLTCDPKTGLVAYPAGCVLVLLNPRKNRQQHLINTSGKTITALSFSPDGKHLVTGESGHLPAVRLWDVAERRQVAELQKHKYGVSCVTFSPDCKYIISVGNQHDMMVNVWAWKKDVVVAANKVSSKVTGVSFSEDSSYFVTVGNRHVKFWYLDHCKATKASAPVPLLGRSGLLGELRNNNFCHVACGRGQKWDSTFCITSSGLLCEFNGKRMLDKWVDLRTSMAQSLSLSEDRIFCACADGTVRAFSLFDLRFVCTLPRPHPLGTDIASITKASQLLCTKTDARYPDAIAVTYDSVNFWLSCVYDDHSLYVWDVRDFNSVGKVHSALFHAACVWDLEMFPDVPGETAAGLSPAAFLSCSSDNTIRLWNVEDRAQVHSSNILSKDLLKIIYTGGSTVALHDPEITTNVSLGKAAESRTGIRTICVSPDGKHLASGDRNGMLRVHTLSSMEEILQVQAHDAEILCLEYSKPETGLQLLATASRDRLIHVLDAAADYSLVQTLDEHSSSITAVRFAANDSKVRLISCGADKSIYFRTAHMSDKGAAFRPSHHTVRKSTLYDLGVDPTCKYAAVGCQDRCIRIFNISSGKQRKLYKGSLSEDGSLLRVQIDPSGQYVAASCSNKNISIFDFYSGECVATMFGHSEIVTGMRFTNDCKHLISVSGDSCILVWRLASEMTISMRERLFQLRQGANTHKSATLRREAYSAPALVGLSSDEDGGHNEDSNRQEENSAMNTSSDSSHGEEDTGGSDEGPDWGLTKVSDATPVVTTPSTSRRPRRRWSRRMGSLELMVKSMLDLRQLETFAPSKPADSHARNGDRHSTSSLREPTQHLEERAKRRPGRCRDWTKMDGTDENRDEGETGPQDIMVRDPPCKKVLSKSQDSYSPDSACSLGYDSRGTSPDGVLDDSADAASLSLDSSDDDEEMEDGTDEDEEAEKAETTGVDEALKTVTSELDSREDFLKQNFETLADGCSIAEPIRVPRLSMSSRFLARGHHSSGDPLLAKVQGKAPSSPSSKPPVSKVRPLMEEGVSRNLEDKTPVSPSTTHGPNRGATAVSAPIPRPQKKTTSASHLWRLSTPPSTPPLLLDGAMSLQKSQSVQNLTLTSPRSPLPSSDRIEVCKRPQHLLLDRDAPKPSYLSSPSPGSPQSPRSPHSYMNPTASSLAKSSRSSSLGEGLHAALPLSFSLSSRRSLSGDLEAESPALACLQPTATVLPTRIPQPKQPLGPRRSLCSDLKAGTKTSCLAVEPACDVTSSPGRTKAAAPDDKKTVFVSRSNQDAGFGPEELPLAVEHLCAPPPDSQPGVPFVPNLSLPSPPLCLHRHSLAPRRPPLAARPVCQSACVSPVSPPCVAPPPCWQCHGGESITLETCKQAVGDLHSSLRRTITLYTAVLQRHPQAAGEGLQEMEKILSEALASVKAELDPLSRSTTGSEVKGEALALLEQYAELLLKSVERKLDGKM, encoded by the exons ATGCCTGTCGATGGATTTACATTCAAGAGTCGCATTAGGAACCTGCTGAGGTCTCCTTCAGCCAGGAAGGCCAGGAGGGACAACATCATCGACAAG GTAACATTGGAGAAGGTTCTGGGCATCACCACTTTGGGCAACAGCGGCCTGACCTGCGACCCCAAAACTGGACTAGTGGCTTATCCTGCAGG GTGTGTGCTTGTTTTGCTGAACCCCAGAAAGAACAGACAGCAGCACCTTATCAACACGTCAGG AAAGACCATCACAGCTCTGTCCTTCTCCCCGGATGGAAAACACCTGGTCACGGGAGAG AGCGGCCACCTTCCCGCTGTCAGACTATGGGACGTGGCTGAGCGACGGCAGGTGGCCGAGCTCCAGAAGCACAAATACGGCGTCTCCTGCGTGACCTTCTCACCTGACTGCAAGTACATCATCAGCGTGGGCAACCAGCACGACATGATGGTCAACGTGTGGGCGTGGAAA AAGGACGTGGTGGTCGCCGCCAACAAGGTGTCCAGCAAGGTGACGGGGGTGTCCTTCTCCGAGGACAGCTCCTACTTTGTCACGGTGGGCAACAGGCATGTCAAGTTCTGGTATCTGGACCACTGCAAGGCCACCAAG GCCAGCGCCCCCGTCCCCCTGCTGGGCCGCTCGGGGCTGCTGGGCGAGCTGAGGAACAACAACTTCTGCCATGTGGCGTGCGGGCGGGGCCAGAAATGGGACTCCACCTTCTGCATCACTTCCTCCGGCCTGCTGTGCGAGTTCAACGGCAAGAGGATGCTGGACAAGTGGGTGGACCTGCGG ACAAGCATGGCCCAGTCGCTGTCTTTGTCCGAGGACAGGATCTTCTGCGCCTGCGCCGATGGAACGGTTCGAGCCTTCAGCCTGTTTGACCTGCGCTTTGTCTGCACGCTGCCCCGGCCACACCCCCTGGGCACGGACATTGCGTCTATTACCAAGGCTAG TCAATTACTTTGCACAAAGACCGACGCACGCTACCCGGACGCCATCGCAGTAACCTACGACTCCGTCAACTTCTGGCTCAGCTGCGTGTACGACGACCACAGCTTGTACGTGTGGGATGTGAGAGACTTCAACAGCGTAGGAAAGGTCCACTCTGCCCTCTTCCATGCTGCGTGCGTCTGGGACCTGGAG ATGTTTCCAGATGTTCCTGGAGAAACAGCAGCTGGGCTGTCTCCTGCTGCGTTCCTCAGCTGTTCGTCAGATAACACCATCAGACTTTGGAACGTAGAGGACCGTGCGCAAGTTCATTCTAGCAACATCCTTAGCAAG GATCTCCTTAAGATCATCTACACCGGCGGCAGCACCGTCGCCTTGCATGACCCTGAAATTACGACCAACGTGAGTCTGGGTAAAGCGGCAGAAAGCCGAACAGGCATCAGGACCATCTGTGTCAGCCCCGACGGCAAACACCTGGCGTCTGGAGACAGAAACGGGATGCTGAG AGTTCACACCCTCAgcagcatggaggagattcTTCAAGTCCAAGCCCATGATGCTGAAATCCTGTGCCTGGAGTACAGCAAACCAGAAACTG GTCTGCAGCTGCTGGCCACAGCGAGCAGGGACCGCTTGATCCACGTCCTGGATGCCGCCGCCGACTACAGTCTGGTGCAAACGCTGGATGAGCACTCCTCGTCCATAACCGCCGTTCGCTTTGCCG CCAATGACAGCAAGGTGAGGCTGATCAGCTGTGGGGCGGATAAAAGCATCTATTTTCGCACTGCCCATATG AGTGACAAAGGAGCAGCGTTTCGACCTTCCCACCACACGGTGAGGAAGAGCACGCTGTACGACTTGGGTGTCGACCCCACCTGCAAGTACGCCGCTGTGGGCTGCCAGGACCGCTGCATCAG GATTTTCAACATCAGTAGTGGCAAACAGAGGAAGCTTTACAAAGGATCCCTCAGTGAGGACGGCAGCCTGCTCAGG GTTCAGATCGATCCATCGGGTCAGTATGTGGCTGCGAGCTGCTCCAATAAGAACATCAGCATCTTTGACTTCTACAGCGGCGAGTGTGTGGCCACCATGTTTGGACATTCCG AGATCGTCACTGGGATGAGGTTCACCAACGACTGCAAGCATTTGATCAGCGTGTCGGGGGACAG CTGCATCCTGGTGTGGCGTCTGGCCTCAGAGATGACCATCAGCATGAGAGAGAGGCTCTTTCAGCTCCGGCAGGGCGCAAACACCCACAAGAGCGCCACCCTCAG GCGAGAGGCGTACAGCGCTCCCGCTCTGGTCGGCCTCTCCTCGGACGAAGACGGCGGTCACAACGAAGACTCCAACCGCCAGGAAGAGAACTCAGCCATGAACACGTCCTCTGACAGCAGCCATGGCGAAGAGGACACAG GGGGCTCCGATGAAGGACCTGACTGGGGGTTGACAAAAGTAAGTGATGCTACC CCCGTGGTGACCACACCCAGCACCAGTCGTCGTCCTCGCAGGCGCTGGTCCCGTCGTATGGGCTCCCTGGAATTGATGGTGAAGTCCATGCTGGACCTGAGGCAGCTGGAAACCTTTGCCCCCAGTAAACCCGCGGACTCCCACGCTCGCAATGGAGACCGACACAGCACGTCCAGCCTCCGGGAGCCCACG CAGCACCTTGAGGAGCGGGCCAAGCGTCGGCCCGGGCGATGCCGCGATTGGACGAAAATGGACGGCACAGACGAGAACAGAGACGAGGGGGAGACGGGTCCACAAGACAT CATGGTGAGGGATCCACCGTGCAAGAAAGTCCTCAGCAAGAGCCAGGACAGCTACAGCCCGGACAGCGCCTGCTCGCTGGGCTACGACAGCAGAGGGACCAGTCCTGATGGAGTCCTGGATG ACTCTGCCGATGCAGCGTCCCTCAGCCTGGACAGCTCGGATGACGACGAGGAGATGGAGGACGGCACGGATGAAGACGAGGAGGCAGAGAAGGCTGAGACCACCGGCGTGGATGAAGCTCTTAAGACGGTGACCTCCGAGCTCGACAGCCGAGAAGATTTCCTCAAGCAGAACTTTGAGACGCTGGCAGATGGCTGCAGCATAG CTGAGCCCATCAGAGTCCCGAGGCTCAGCATGTCTTCACGCTTCCTGGCCAGAGGACACCATAGCAG CGGAGACCCCCTGTTGGCTAAAGTGCAGGGAAAGGCACCCAGCAGCCCCTCCTCCAAGCCCCCTGTGTCAAAAGTAAGACCCTTGATGGAAGAAGGGGTGAGCAGAAACCTGGAGGACAAGACCCCCGTGTCCCCCAGCACCACCCACGGTCCAAA CAGGGGGGCTACCGCCGTCTCTGCTCCCATCCCGAGACCGCAGAAGAAGACCACATCTGCGTCCCACCTTTGGAGGCTCTCCACACCACCGTCCACACCTCCACTGCTGCTGGACGGAGCCATGAGTCTGCAGAAGTCTCAGTCCGTCCAGAACCTGACCTTAACCT CTCCACGCTCTCCACTGCCCTCCAGCGACCGGATAGAGGTGTGCAAGAGGCCCCAGCATCTTCTTCTGGACCGTGACGCTCCCAAGCCCTCCTACTTGTCCTCGCCCTCCCCGGGGTCGCCGCAGTCTCCCCGCTCCCCCCACTCCTACATGAATCCCACAGCCAGCTCCCTGGCCAAGAGCAGCCGCTCCTCCTCACTGGGCGAAGGCCTCCACGCCGCCCTCCCCCTCAGCTTCTCCCTTTCCTCCAGAAGGTCATTGTCGGGGGATCTGGAGGCGGAGTCGCCCGCGCTGGCCTGTCTTCAGCCCACCGCCACAGTTCTGCCAACTCGTATCCCTCAGCCCAAGCAGCCGCTCGGCCCGCGACGCAGCCTCTGCTCGGACTTGAAGGCCGGCACAAAGACTTCCTGTCTGGCCGTGGAACCAGCgtgtgatgtcacttcctctcCAGGACGCACAAAGG CAGCGGCTCCAGATGACAAGAAGACCGTGTTTGTGTCACGGAG TAACCAGGATGCAGGGTTTGGACCTGAAGAGCTCCCTCTGGCGGTGGAACATCTCTGTGCACCCCCTCCTGACTCCCAGCCAGGTGTCCCATTTGTTCCTAACCTGTCGCTCCCTAGCCCTCCTCTTTGTCTTCATCGTCATTCTCTTGCTCCGCGCCGGCCACCACTCGCCGCCCGGCCCGTGTGTCAGTCTGCGTGCGTGTCGCCCGTGTCTCCTCCGTGTGTGGCGCCGCCCCCCTGCTGGCAGTGCCACGGCG ggGAGTCCATCACCTTGGAAACGTGCAAGCAGGCTGTCGGTGATCTTCACAGCAGTCTGAGGAGAACCATCACGCTGTACACGGCG gtgctccagcgccatccacaGGCCGCAGGTGAAGGTCTCCAGGAGATGGAGAAGATTTTGTCTGAAGCCCTGGCGTCCGTCAAGGCTGAGCTGGACCCGCTGTCTCGTTCCACGACGGGTTCAGAGGTGAAAGGCGAAGCCCTGGCCCTGCTGGAGCAGTATGCCGAGCTGCTGCTGAAGTCCGTGGAGAGGAAGCTGGATGGAAAGATGTGA